The following coding sequences lie in one Fusarium poae strain DAOMC 252244 chromosome 1, whole genome shotgun sequence genomic window:
- a CDS encoding hypothetical protein (TransMembrane:4 (o15-33i90-110o122-141i172-190o)) encodes MSHSQSAPSKTSQQIIKLLVSTIALSIVFGTILPTKFLRLLPVISSIVSLQFAYDEYTFLACWTKRQYQLQANELLPLWFTNWAPSGTKVVFGSFTLSLASGLANVVTIWNDTGDQITTLSYMAGTLFAAGHLFVFGPRAIKLLAKIRRNDDDAQSTESLELWLKMHLTRSLVVDSPAVLCFIIGLLNATERVI; translated from the coding sequence ATGAGTCACTCGCAGTCTGCGCCTAGCAAGACATCGCAGCAAATCATAAAACTCTTAGTCTCAACTATCGCACTGTCAATTGTATTCGGTACAATTCTACCAACCAAGTTTCTTCGCCTTCTCCCCGTCATCTCGTCGATTGTCAGTCTACAGTTTGCGTACGATGAATACACATTCCTCGCTTGTTGGACCAAACGTCAATACCAATTACAGGCCAATGAACTTCTGCCGCTATGGTTCACCAACTGGGCGCCATCAGGAACCAAAGTTGTCTTTGGAAGCTTTACATTAAGCTTGGCGAGTGGGCTGGCGAACGTCGTAACTATCTGGAACGATACGGGAGATCAGATCACCACCCTGTCTTACATGGCTGGAACTTTGTTTGCAGCCGGTCATCTGTTTGTTTTTGGACCGAGAGCAATAAAGTTGTTGGCCAAAATTCGGCGaaacgatgatgatgctcaGAGCACGGAATCGTTAGAGCTGTGGTTGAAGATGCATCTGACAAGATCACTCGTGGTGGACTCTCCAGCTGTTCTTTGCTTCATCATCGGTCTACTAAACGCCACAGAACGTGTTATATAA
- a CDS encoding hypothetical protein (SECRETED:SignalP(1-16)), which produces MYFSGLILTLAATASAVDVRAWKSDVCSGSSRACVGLNPGVCCSFTDSANSGLLSISVNAIPSSWRIRTEAYTGGGCRSIANQYDSNGKTDVCMAYSSRRDRTAGKYYFIGRKRADDKSCPAKETDGGDCKSFVKPNALGLEDGTMYNIAGLTEEKIQELEEIANTGAGPDAIPAEFKVLDA; this is translated from the exons ATGTACTTCTCCGGACTCATCCTCACTCTCGCGGCCACTGCATCAGCCGTCGATGTCAGGGCTTGGAAAAGCGATGTCTGCAGTGGATCCTCCAGAGCCTGCGTTGGCCTCAACCCCGGCGTATGCTGTTCCTTCACCGACTCAGCAAACAGTGGCCTACTGAGCATCTCCGTCAACGCT ATCCCAAGCTCCTGGCGCATTCGCACTGAGGCCTACACGGGTGGTGGCTGCAGATCCATCGCAAACCAGTATGACTCAAACGGTAAAACAGACGTTTGCATGGCGTACAGCTCGCGACGCGATCGCACGGCAGGAAAGTACTACTTCATCGGCCGCAAACGCGCTGATGACAAGTCATGCCCTGCCAAGGAGACTGATGGCGGAGATTGCAAATCCTTCGTCAAGCCCAACGCGCTTGGCCTCGAGGATGGCACCATGTACAACATTGCTGGTCTTACGGAGGAGAAGATTCAGGAGTTG GAAGAGATTGCCAACACTGGCGCTGGTCCCGATGCCATTCCTGCCGAGTTCAAGGTCCTCGACGCCTGA